One Eriocheir sinensis breed Jianghai 21 chromosome 67, ASM2467909v1, whole genome shotgun sequence DNA segment encodes these proteins:
- the LOC126987930 gene encoding zinc finger protein 79-like: protein MGSCGNFERLCRLCGLECHDLIALFQHDGRQRDLPVIIRTYIRVNVSVQDSLPQQVCGPCVAKLDEVVDFVDSSHTTQSKLKSQLKECPTESSNVQVNEEKLYELIQDVKVELEESQSQFVDDLKDEDYAPHTSRQQRRKAARGRRRVAAPRGPSSRPPKKVRSKDVKPGMNCVEGRGTENTVPSNTPVKAEEWMENHMRKEEVAEAHMDGSFHGTGNPRASCDKLVNTVKSAVRCSLCKSSFTHFEQLSAHSQEAHQLSEPSYMCPQCPLIFSKATSLRTHQRRKHQDSLQACPQCNKLYPAHYLWTRHMLVHTNSRPFSCDECDKKFKSKAEMFNHKRIHRPSEERYTHCCEVCGKRFTQKANLDSHLRLHTGNRPFSCEFCGKCFSQRGNMEEHRRIHTGEKPFVCDLCGVSYSRQGQLSMHRRQHSGEKPHKCQYCEKEFLRREVLKKHEHMHTDTRPYKCSYCEKSFRDQGKRKVHERLHTGERPFECQFCGRGFCESGNLSKHLRIHQRRPGSAASTTKEKGQSSFPTESGHTGAPDKGSSYHCNSVPNTSFNVPGLAASRHSTNTVAVGNSTTLVITEPVPIAPASSHPAPQAQEPLDPTPPPLPLLGSIPSHSPSLATLHQVEDSQGNTTLPPQGCERVEFRVASSSSYQPATTWTVYHA, encoded by the exons ATGGGCTCCTGTGGGAATTTTGAGCGCCTGTGTCGCCTCTGCGGCCTGGAGTGTCACGACCTCATTGCCTTGTTCCAGCACGACGGCCGCCAGCGTGACCTGCCCGTCATCATCAGGACCTACATCAGAGTGAAC GTCAGTGTCCAGGACTCACTGCCTCAGCAGGTGTGTGGACCGTGTGTGGCCAAGCTGGACGAGGTGGTGGACTTTGTGGACTCCAGTCACACCACACAAAGCAAACTGAAGAGTCAGCTTAAGG AGTGCCCGACAGAGAGCAGCAACGTGCAAGTGAACGAGGAGAAACTCTATGAACTAATTCAGGATGTCAAGGTGGAGCTGGAGGAGTCCCAGAGTCAGTTTGTTGATGATCTCAAGGATGAAGATTACG CCCCACACACCAGCAGGCAGCAGAGACGGAAGGCAGCAAGGGGCAGGAGACGTGTGGCGGCTCCTAGAG GCCCTTCCAGTAGGCCCCCCAAAAAGGTGAGGAGCAAGGATGTGAAGCCAGGAATGAActgtgtggaaggaaggggaacagagaACACAGTGCCTTCCAACACCCCGGTGAAGGCCGAGGAATGGATG GAAAATcacatgaggaaggaggaagtggcagAGGCTCACATGGATGGCAGCTTCCATGGTACAGGCAACCCTCGGGCTTCCTGTGATAAGCTG GTTAACACAGTTAAAAGTGCTGTCCGATGCAGTCTGTGCAAGAGCTCATTCACTCACTTTGAGCAGCTGTCAGCACATTCTCAGGAGGCCCACCAGCTGTCCGAGCCCAGCTACATGTGTCCCCAGTGCCCGTTGATATTCAGCAAAGCTACCTCACTCAGGACTCACCAGCGGCGAAAGCACCAAGACTCGCTGCAAGC GTGTCCACAGTGCAACAAGCTGTACCCTGCCCACTACCTCTGGACAAGACACATGCTTGTACACACCAACTCACGGCCTTTTTCCTGTGACGAGTGTGACAAGAAGTTCAAGAGCAAAGCCGAGATGTTCAACCACAAGAGGATCCACCGGCCCAGCGAGGAGCGCTACACCCACTGCTGCGAGGTGTGTGGCAAGAG GTTCACCCAGAAGGCTAACCTGGACAGTCATCTGCGGCTACACACTGGCAACCGTCCCTTCTCGTGTGAGTTCTGTGGCAAGTGTTTCTCCCAGCGAGGCAACATGGAGGAGCACAGGAGGATTCACACCGGGGAGAAGCCGTTTGTCTGTGATCTATGTGGGGTCAG CTACTCTCGGCAGGGGCAGCTGTCCATGCACCGCCGGCAACACTCCGGGGAAAAGCCTCACAAGTGCCAGTACTGTGAAAAAGAGTTCCTCCGAAGGGAAGTCTTGAAAAAGCACGAACACATGCACACCGACACAAGACCCTACAAATGCTCTTACTGTGAAAAAAGCTTCAG GGACCAAGGCAAACGCAAAGTTCATGAGCGGTTGCACACCGGGGAGCGACCGTTTGAGTGTCAGTTTTGTGGCCGCGGGTTCTGTGAGTCTGGCAACCTGAGCAAGCACCTGAGGATCCACCAGCGGCGCCCAGGCTCTGCTGCGTCCACCACGAAGGAGAAGGGCCAGAGCTCCTTCCCCACTGAATCAGGACACACCGGGGCACCTGATAAGGGCTCAAGCTACCACTGCAACTCTGTGCCTAACACATCCTTCAATGTCCCAGGACTGGCAGCATCCCGGCACAGTACTAACACAGTTGCTGTGGGAAACTCAACGACATTGGTGATAACTGAGCCCGTCCCTATAGCCCCAGCCAGCAGCCACCCTGCCCCACAGGCTCAGGAACCCCTAGACCCAACTCCTCCCCCATTACCTCTCTTGGGGAGTATCCCCTCACACAGCCCCTCCCTGGCCACTCTTCACCAGGTGGAGGACTCTCAGGGAAACACTACACTACCTCCGCAGGGCTGTGAGAGGGTGGAGTTCAGggtggcctcttcctcctcctatcaacCTGCCACCACCTGGACAGTGTACCATGCCTAG
- the LOC126987929 gene encoding craniofacial development protein 1-like has protein sequence MLQEEEYDSDTSDEDFVPEGIVESEDDAVSDGDDDEGDDAGEGDDETTTKGKKKKQRRKGKQKQTSNDVKEEESEKEETKEVDKKKEESIWADFLADVEDKPSPPPKPKASSWGALLGNKKSSTSSSTTSTAAKPQPAPKKEEKKETSNKQETVKITQVFEFAGEEVRVEKEVDANSAEAQAAKCSAALASSDSKGTPGKAPPGVGGIKRPGGLSGLVGFLDNKKQKLTTLEKTKLDWNAFKSEEGIDEELEKHKKSKHGYLDKQDFLERADLRQFEIERSMRMSKRSNR, from the exons atgctgcaggaggaggaatacgacTCGGACACCTCGGATGAAGACTTCGTGCCCGAGG GTATAGTGGAGAGTGAGGACGATGCAGTgagtgatggagatgatgatgagggcGATGATGCAGGAGAGGGAGACGATGAGACaaccacaaagggaaagaaaaagaagcagagaagaaaaggCAAACAGAAGCAAACCTCAAatgatgtgaaagaagaggaatcagaaaaggaggaaactaaagaagtggataaaaagaaagaagaaagtatctGGGCTG ACTTCCTGGCAGATGTTGAGGACAAGCCCAGCCCTCCCCCCAAGCCCAAGGCCTCCAGCTGGGGAGCTTTGCTGGGGAACAAAAagtccagcaccagcagcagcacaaCATCCACAGCTG CCAAGCCTCAGCCTGCacccaagaaggaggagaagaaggagaccaGCAATAAGCAAGAGACTGTCAAGATCACACAAGTGTTTGAGTTTGCCGGGGAGGAAGTGAG GGTGGAAAAAGAAGTTGACGCTAATTCTGCCGAGGCTCAGGCGGCCAAGTGCAGTGCAGCTCTTGCATCATCAGACAGCAAAGGCACTCCGGGCAAGGCACCTCCTG GTGTAGGAGGCATTAAGCGTCCCGGGGGTCTCTCGGGGCTGGTGGGATTCCTGGACAACAAGAAGCAGAAGCTCACCACCTTAGAGAAGACCAAGCTGGACTGGAATGCCTTCAAGTCTGAGGAAGGCATCGATGAGGAACTTGAGAAGCATAAAAAGAGCAAACATGG GTACCTGGACAAACAGGACTTCTTGGAGCGAGCTGACCTGCGGCAGTTTGAGATTGAGAGGTCCATGAGGATGAGCAAGCGGTCCAACAGATGA